The Chrysemys picta bellii isolate R12L10 chromosome 5, ASM1138683v2, whole genome shotgun sequence genome includes a window with the following:
- the LOC135984142 gene encoding mediator of RNA polymerase II transcription subunit 15-like, which translates to MKDRGHNRDTQQCRVKIKELRQAYHKAREANGRSGAEPQTCRYYAELHAILGGAATTTPTVCYDSLTGETHREDGSGNEEDDDGGTVGSSQQQGSGETGFPNSQDMFVTLDLEPVIPELTQDPQGTQETSAANVSPSQRLVNIRKRKRRTRDEMFTELQMSAQADRAQQNAWRQSMSEMRKAQYEREERWRAESREEQSKWRAEDDRWRQLADRRQEAMLRLLEHQTDMLERMVELQERQQEQRPPLQPLCNQQPSSPSSIASSPRRPRTRWGGLRPPSHSTPDDRPSIRRLAFNKT; encoded by the exons atgaaggaccgaggccataacagggacacacagcagtgccgcgtgaaaattaaggagctacggcaagcttaccacaaagccagagaagcaaacggaaggtccggggcagagccgcaaacttgccgctactacgcggagctgcatgcgatcctagggggtgcagccaccactaccccaaccgtgtgctatgactctctcactggagaaacacacagggaagatggttcggggaatgaggaagatgatgatggaggtactgtaggtagctcacagcagcaaggaagcggagaaaccggtttccccaacagccaggatatgtttgtgaccctggacctggaaccagtaatccccgaactcacccaagaccctcagggcacacaggagacctctg ctgcaaatgtttctccttcgcagaggctcgtgaacattagaaagagaaaacgtcggacgagggacgagatgttcacggagctgcagatgtctgcccaggctgatagagcacagcagaatgcgtggaggcagtcaatgtcggagatgagaaaagcccaatatgaacgagaggagaggtggcgggctgaatcgcgggaagaacagagcaagtggcgggctgaagacgataggtggcgtcagcttgcagacagacggcaagaggcaatgctccgtctgctggagcatcaaactgatatgctcgagcgtatggttgagttgcaggaaaggcagcaggagcagagaccgccgctacagcccctgtgtaaccaacagccctcctccccaagttccatagcctcctcaccaagacgcccaagaacacggtgggggggcctccgtccacccagtcactccaccccagatgatcgcccaagcatcagaaggctggccttcaataagacttaa